One Astatotilapia calliptera chromosome 1, fAstCal1.2, whole genome shotgun sequence DNA segment encodes these proteins:
- the LOC113024921 gene encoding FERM domain-containing protein 5-like gives MLSRLMSSSIRSLDRECNCTVRLLDDSEYTCTIQRDAKGQYLFDLICHHLNLLEKDYFGIRYVDPDKQRHWLEFTKSIAKQMKSQPPFTMCLRVKFYPPDPAALKEEITRYLVFLQVKRDLYHGRLLCKTSDAALLAAYILQAEIGDYDPGKHPEGYSSKFQFFPKHSEKLERRIAEIHKTELIGQTPETSELNFLQKAQMLETYGVDPHPCKDVSGNPAFLAFTPFGFTVLQGNRRVHFLKWEEVTKLKFEAKTFHIYANQKEDKKIILTYFAPTPEACKHLWKCGVENQAFYKLEKSSQVRTVSSSNLFFKGSRFRYSGKVAKEVMEQSAKIKRDPPEIHRAGMVPSRSCPSITHGPRLTSVPRTRRRAVHISIMEGLESLRDSAHSTPVRSVSHGDSFMPSRSQTVDGSEASTSAVISDENYSPSDSVLPTPVAEHGMEMPLARHLNGAPCSIDEEESEAGTSKEGQATEFGHSRREQRMVKRRPATSSEVEELNKFILSVLRLFLVTIGLLFALLLLLIMLTESDLDIAFLRDIRKTPEFQQFHFEYFCPLRRWFACKLRWMGGFLVSEAK, from the exons CGGGACGCCAAAGGACAGTACTTGTTTGACCTCATCTGCCACCATCTTAACCTGCTGGAGAAAGACTACTTTGGCATCAGATATGTTGACCCAGACAAGCAGAGA CACTGGTTGGAGTTTACAAAGTCAATTGCCAAACAAATGAAAT CCCAGCCTCCATTCACCATGTGTTTGCGTGTCAAGTTTTACCCACCTGACCCCGCTGCCCTGAAAGAGGAAATCACCAG ATATCTTGTCTTCCTGCAGGTTAAGAGGGATCTCTACCACGGCCGCCTCCTGTGCAAGACATCAGATGCAGCTTTGCTGGCTGCCTATATATTACAAG CTGAAATTGGTGACTATGACCCTGGGAAACATCCAGAGGGCTACAGCTCCAAGTTTCAGTTCTTCCCGAAGCACTCAGAGAAGTTGGAGCGGCGGATTGCTGAGATCCACAAAACTGAGCTGAT AGGTCAGACTCCTGAAACATCAGAGCTCAACTTTCTTCAGAAGGCTCAGATGTTGGAGACCTATGGGGTCGACCCACATCCATGCAAG GATGTGTCTGGGAACCCGGCTTTTTTGGCTTTCACCCCTTTTGGATTCACTGTGCTGCAAGGAAACAGGAGGGTTCACTTCCTCAAATG GGAGGAGGTGACCAAACTTAAGTTTGAAGCAAAGACGTTCCATATATATGCAAATCAGAAGGAG GATAAGAAGATCATACTGACTTACTTTGCACCTACACCAGAGGCCTGCAAGCATCTTTGGAAGTGTGGGGTGGAGAATCAGGCCTTCTACAA GCTAGAGAAGTCAAGCCAAGTCCGCACTGTGTCCAGTAGTAACCTCTTCTTCAAGGGTAGTCGCTTTAGATACAG CGGAAAGGTTGCAAAAGAAGTAATGGAACAAAGTGCTAAAATTAAGAGAGACCCCCCGGAGATCCACAG GGCTGGTATGGTGCCTAGTAGGAGCTGTCCATCCATCACTCATGGCCCTCGTCTAACGAGTGTGCCAAGGACCCGACGAAGAGCTGTGCACATTTCCATTATGGAAG GTTTGGAGTCCCTTCGAGACAGTGCTCACTCCACACCGGTGCGCTCAGTTTCGCATGGCGACTCCTTCATGCCTTCAAGGAGCCAGACGGTAGATGGCAGTGAGGCAAGCACGTCAGCAGTCATCTCAGATGAGAACTACAGCCCCTCTGACAGTGTGCTGCCTACACCCGTGGCAGAACATGGAATGGAGATGCCTTTGGCTCGTCACCTCAATGGTGCCCCCTGCAGCATTGACGAGGAGGAGTCAGAGGCAGGGACATCGAAAGAGGGGCAGGCCACAGAATTTGGGCACAGCAGGAGAGAACAACGTATGGTCAAGAGGAGGCCCGCAACATCTAGCGAGGTAGAGGAGCTCAACAAGTTTATCCTGAGCGTGTTGCGTCTCTTCCTGGTTACCATTGGACTTCTGTTcgccctgctgctgcttctcatCATGCTGACAGAATCGGACCTGGACATTGCCTTCTTAAGAGACATCCGCAAGACACCTGAATTCCAGCAGTTCCACTTTGAATACTTCTGCCCTCTGCGGCGCTGGTTCGCCTGTAAGTTACGATGGATGGGAGGTTTCCTTGTTAGTGAGGCAAAGTGA